The following coding sequences lie in one Metopolophium dirhodum isolate CAU chromosome 5, ASM1992520v1, whole genome shotgun sequence genomic window:
- the LOC132944161 gene encoding uncharacterized protein LOC132944161, translated as MMNDDLCLISTAIACYTKLKYEPNKSNKRSKWVKNWLQKRSTYSHVNLLNDLRLEPDDWRNYLRMDEDTYIELLNLVTPLIKKQDTVMRTAITPHERLSTTLRFLATGRSMQDLKYSVAISPQSLGQIIPETCTAICKVLWRDYLKFPNSEDEWKEISRKFETKWNFPHCLGAVDGKHVSIACPPKSGSFYYNYKGFFSLVLMAIVNANYEFILCDFGTNGRVSDGGVIENTNFYNKLKNNTLNIPSPCEFQGSKNNLPYVFIGDEAFSLKPNFLKPYNQKELNYERKVFNYRLSRARNVVENAFGILSARFRIFHTPINMKLENIERAVLACCTLHNFLRRNCKDSFMLSNEYNDNSGNINIDKEGLILTNLQRGHNRHAGEEAKEVREIFLKYFNEEGCVAWQHNRVTAGKD; from the exons ATGATGAACGACGATTTGTGTTTAATTTCGACTGCTATTGCGTGCTATACAAAGTTGAAGTATGAACCAAACAAGTCAAACAAGCGCTCAAAATGGGTCAAAAATTGGTTGCAAAAACGAAGCACTTACTCTcatgtaaatttattaaacgATTTACGCCTAGAACCAGATGACTGGCGAAACTATTTGCGTATGGACGAGGACACATACATCGaacttttaaatttggtaaCACCACTTATAAAAAAACAGGATACTGTAATGAGAACGGCTATCACTCCACACGAGAGGCTGTCAACAACCTTGCGATTTTTGGCGACTGGAAGAAGTATGCAAGATTTAAAGTACTCTGTAGCCATATCACCGCAATCACTTGGACAGATAATACCTGAAACTTGTACTGCTATTTGTAAAGTTCTGTGGAgagattatttaaaa TTTCCAAATTCAGAAGATGAATGGAAAGAAATTTCAAGAAAGTTCGAGACAAAATGGAATTTTCCTCACTGTTTGGGAGCAGTTGATGGTAAACATGTGTCCATAGCTTGTCCTCCAAAAAGTGGTTCGTTTTATTACAACTATAAGGGATTCTTTAGTTTAGTTTTAATGGCGATTGTAAACGCCAACTacgaatttatattatgtgatttcgGGACTAATGGTCGTGTCTCAGATGGAGGtgttattgaaaatacaaatttttataataagcttaaaaataacacattaaaTATTCCATCTCCGTGTGAATTTCAaggaagtaaaaataatttaccttatgtttttattggtgATGAGGCTTTTTCATtaaagccaaattttttaaaaccatacaATCAAAAGGAACTAAATTATGAACGTAAAGTATTCAACTACCGGCTATCAAGAGCTCGAAATGTAGTAGAAAATGCCTTTGGGATTTTATCTGCACGATTTCGCATTTTTCATACTCCTATTAACatgaaattagaaaatattgaaaGAGCAGTGTTAGCTTGTTGCACACTTCATAATTTTTTACGAAGAAATTGTAAAGATTCGTTTATGTTGTCTAATGAATATAATGACAATTctggcaatataaatatagataaagaGGGACTTATTTTAACGAATTTACAACGTGGACATAACCGTCATGCTGGAGAAGAAGCCAAGGAAGTacgtgaaatatttttgaagtatttcAATGAAGAAGGGTGTGTTGCATGGCAACATAATCGCGTAACAGCAGGCAAGgattaa
- the LOC132944162 gene encoding uncharacterized protein LOC132944162 isoform X1 produces the protein MIIFSILNYNSSMDSRNWPQKILSEFIELYRENPCLWKVKASEYSDKNKKNDAYDVLLVKLKEINPNSNRQDVAKKINSLRSCFRKEYKKVVASMKSGAGTDDIYKPNLWYFDSLMFLKDHEMPRSSIGSDCPEFIDTLSQNNDSDEVSQEFQETDANLQIPSPVSPCLITNSSLTKNNDRKRKNHSQEMNIKADEVLTLVGEKLKFSNPEDAHDITGKNIAGKLRTLDPMMRIYAEKIIYDALFEAQLGTLNRYARIEIPQIPDQNAPKSAVNNSITDKSIHISGTSSPLFFQGTEQNVEHVYQNLQPAQSRLFSISNLIDENQSYKNGQETPGNDVGEFLYFK, from the exons atgattatcttcagtattttaaattataatagtagtatggACTCTCGAAATTGGCCacaaaagattctgagcgaattcATTGAACTGTACCGAGAAAACCCATGTTTATGGAAAGTTAAAGCATCAGAATAtagtgacaaaaataaaaaaaacgatgcATATGATGTATTACTCGTCAAACTAAAAGAGATAAACCCAAACTCGAACAGACAAGACGtggcaaaaaaaattaattcattacgCAGTTGCTTCCGCAAGGAGTATAAGAAAGTAGTCGCATCAATGAAATCGGGCGCTGGTACAGATGATATCTACAAGCCCAACTTATGGTATTTCGACTCATTGATGTTTCTCAAGGACCACGAAATGCCAAGATCGAGCATCGGTAGTGATTGTCCAGAATTCATTGATACTCTTAGTcag aacaacGATAGCGATGAAGTCAGTCAAGAATTTCAGGAAACAGATGCAAATTTACAAATACCTAGTCCTGTTTCTCCATGTCTTATAACTAATAGCTCATTGACCAAAAATAACGATCGTAAAAGAAAAAATCATTCACAAGAGATGAATATCAAGGCTGATGAAGTGTTAACTTTAGTTGGAGAGAAACTTAAGTTTTCAAATCCTGAAGATGCCCATGATATTACTGGTAAAAATATCGCAGGAAAATTACGAACTTTAGACCCCATGATGAGAATTTAtgcagaaaaaataatttatgatgccTTGTTCGAGGCCCAGTTGGGCACCTTAAATAGATATGCACGTATTGAAATTCCGCAAATACCAGATCAAAATGCACCAAAATCAGCAGTCAACAACTCAATTACTGACAAATCCATACATATCTCAGGTACATCATCGCCATTGTTTTTTCAAGGTACTGAACAAAATGTTGAGCACGTCTATCAAAATCTACAGCCCGCACAATCGCgcttattttcaatttcaaatctAATTGATGAAAATCAATCATACAAAAACGGACAAGAAACACCAGGAAATGATGTAGGCGAGttcttgtattttaaataa
- the LOC132944162 gene encoding uncharacterized protein LOC132944162 isoform X2 — protein MDSRNWPQKILSEFIELYRENPCLWKVKASEYSDKNKKNDAYDVLLVKLKEINPNSNRQDVAKKINSLRSCFRKEYKKVVASMKSGAGTDDIYKPNLWYFDSLMFLKDHEMPRSSIGSDCPEFIDTLSQNNDSDEVSQEFQETDANLQIPSPVSPCLITNSSLTKNNDRKRKNHSQEMNIKADEVLTLVGEKLKFSNPEDAHDITGKNIAGKLRTLDPMMRIYAEKIIYDALFEAQLGTLNRYARIEIPQIPDQNAPKSAVNNSITDKSIHISGTSSPLFFQGTEQNVEHVYQNLQPAQSRLFSISNLIDENQSYKNGQETPGNDVGEFLYFK, from the exons atggACTCTCGAAATTGGCCacaaaagattctgagcgaattcATTGAACTGTACCGAGAAAACCCATGTTTATGGAAAGTTAAAGCATCAGAATAtagtgacaaaaataaaaaaaacgatgcATATGATGTATTACTCGTCAAACTAAAAGAGATAAACCCAAACTCGAACAGACAAGACGtggcaaaaaaaattaattcattacgCAGTTGCTTCCGCAAGGAGTATAAGAAAGTAGTCGCATCAATGAAATCGGGCGCTGGTACAGATGATATCTACAAGCCCAACTTATGGTATTTCGACTCATTGATGTTTCTCAAGGACCACGAAATGCCAAGATCGAGCATCGGTAGTGATTGTCCAGAATTCATTGATACTCTTAGTcag aacaacGATAGCGATGAAGTCAGTCAAGAATTTCAGGAAACAGATGCAAATTTACAAATACCTAGTCCTGTTTCTCCATGTCTTATAACTAATAGCTCATTGACCAAAAATAACGATCGTAAAAGAAAAAATCATTCACAAGAGATGAATATCAAGGCTGATGAAGTGTTAACTTTAGTTGGAGAGAAACTTAAGTTTTCAAATCCTGAAGATGCCCATGATATTACTGGTAAAAATATCGCAGGAAAATTACGAACTTTAGACCCCATGATGAGAATTTAtgcagaaaaaataatttatgatgccTTGTTCGAGGCCCAGTTGGGCACCTTAAATAGATATGCACGTATTGAAATTCCGCAAATACCAGATCAAAATGCACCAAAATCAGCAGTCAACAACTCAATTACTGACAAATCCATACATATCTCAGGTACATCATCGCCATTGTTTTTTCAAGGTACTGAACAAAATGTTGAGCACGTCTATCAAAATCTACAGCCCGCACAATCGCgcttattttcaatttcaaatctAATTGATGAAAATCAATCATACAAAAACGGACAAGAAACACCAGGAAATGATGTAGGCGAGttcttgtattttaaataa